Part of the Fusarium musae strain F31 chromosome 3, whole genome shotgun sequence genome, GTAGCAAACATCAAATGCCACCGTTGGAGACGGGGTCTCATGCCCAGAACTTCAAACAGCAGCCATATTcgcttcagcctcaacaccaagacttCACCACATCAACACCGTTCCTTCTATCGTACAACCTCGCCGCGCGGCCCTGATCTCTGTCCAACACCGTTACCATCAGTACCACGCCCATCACCACACCTTATACAACAACCCTAATCCTATTCCAGCCCTGCGCCTCGCAATATCTACTCAACTCAGCTCCCCATCGCGAAAATGTCTCGGCCCAATACTGTTACAAACCACCATAATTCACCGAACGGCAATCCCAAGCGAAACAAAAAACATAACGCTTTGTATTCTATAAGAAAATTTCCACTACTCAAACATCGTTTATCCAAAtactctttttttacttcttCTTATCACTGACACTTTGTTTCCGTCGCAGTACAAAATCCTTCATCCGTGACACGCCCCTCCAAAACGGCCCGTCCACATCAACTCCATAAGCCTCCATCACAGAGAGCACGGCGTACGACTGCATCCACACCAGCACGCAGAAGTCAAAGATGTGCACGAACCACCAGAAGTGCTGGCTTCCCAGCGGGCACGTGGCGTACTCATACTTCCACTCCCAGGACTCCAGGTCGAACCAGAGACTCAGCAGACCGGCGTTTCCGCCAAAGTCGCCCATCATGCTGCGGACTGTGATCTCGCGTCGGCCCGGTATGCCATCGGTGCCTGGGATCTTGAGATCTTGTGCGTCGGACCAGGTTTTCACCTCCCACTGGCGCTGGGAGGGGTCTGTGCCGTTTGTCTGGTTGATGTAGTGGTACGTGTCGCAGCCGGCGTGATCGTGGCCGTTGAGCATTAGACCTGCGCGGCCGTAGCCACCGCCTGGGGCTGTCCTCTTTGAGCTCATGCCCCAGATTCCTTCCAGGAAACCCCGACTGGCGTCGGAGCTGAGCTGGTTTTGCTCCTTGAGACCTCCGCCATCTGCTGCAGTGTGGAAGTCGAAGAAAGGAGCATCAACACAGATGCCTGCCGGTTTATACATTGGGATATGCGTGAGGATCAGAGTGAATTGTCCCTCGTACTGAACAGAACCTGCGGTCGAAATGacgttgttgatgaagccgTATGTCGCATCCTGTAAAGGAAGAGACTTCGCCGGTGTATCAAGGTTCATATCGTTGACAGCAACGATGCGAAGCTCGGGGATGACTCGTTTCGACTCGGGGTTCGAATCAGAGTACATCGTAGCTATCACCTCGGGGTCCGTGATGGGCAGCTCGAATCGCAGCTCATAGTTCGCCTTTCCAAAAACTCGTTCAAAGCGCTCCAATCGCTCCTCGGTCAAATCCCCAGCGTATCCAATATCGTGGTTTCCTGCCACGTTGAGCATTCTCTTTTTCCAAAGCTTTGCTTCATCGCTACCATCCAAAACACCAGAAATATTGTAATTGTTGCTCGGGTTTTGCGCCAACTCGTCGGACAATCTCTCGGTTCCCTTGAACACGCGGTTCCAGAATCGTCGGCCTcgcttctcaaactccttgtCGTCGATCCATTGACTACCGACAAGATCGCCCAGGACCGAAACATGGGTAGGGTTGGACCACCAATTTACTTGGCGGTAGATATGTGCCAGGTAGAAATCGTTGCCCCAAAGATCAAACCTCTTGCGCTGCGACATGAGGTAGTAGGGGAGATCCtccatgatgatatcgacaaTATCGTGTATTATCTTTCGCACTCGCTCGCGGAAGCACCAGTGACTCGTCTGGAACGTAATATGCTTGAAAGCACTCTGCACATGGGGGAAAGTGCCCAGGTAGTTTGTAATGATCGAGGTATCGCCTTCTAGCTGAGGATCTCCCAGCGCCAGGAGTCGGAAAGGCGCAAGCTTAGCATGATCGTCCGCTGTCGGCTTCGAAGGCCAGTGAAACTTCTTGGTCAAGTCATAAGCCTCTTGACTATCTCTCGACTCGACGGGGAATGCGCATCCCTGGATGATGGGAAAGATGTAGAGGTAGATTGTGAATGCTATCGAAAGCGGCACCAGTAGGCCCAGGCCATGGCGGAGAAAAGCCACGACTTTCATGTAGTCAACCTCATGCGCAAGCCACGTCGGTGATGTTTTTGGAGAGGCCAACGAGGCGTTGTTGGGAGCGGCGCAACAGCTTTGATCGTAGAAAGGagagttggtgttggtccCTGGTTTAAGGTACCATACCCCTGGACAATTGACGACACGTGAAGTTTAAATGGCTTAGTCATGCTACTTGGACCCCTTTTTCAGGGAGAGCGACGCCGCATCATTGATTCAGCGAGTCATATAAGACGGAATTGAAACAAAGGCGAGTTTCTCTATTCTTAAAAATATGCTTGATTTTGTTAGTTGACTGTCTCTGCTCTGGCGTCGTGATATTTCAATCAATGCGACCCAGAGGTTTTGGCCTGCAATGCTACCTACCCTGATGATCTTTACCCAAGCTCAGCTCATCCTTGTTGGTCGTCATATAAAGCGTTCAATTGGGTATCTGCTTTAATATTCCTTTTCAAAATTTCTCGGTAGTTCCGTAGGCCCAGAAAGGCATCGTACAACTATGTTTCTTCGATAAGAGCCCATGGTGTCGTCCTCAGGCTTGTTCTCGACGATACCCTCGTATCGTGGGTATTGTATCCTCATTATCAAGGGGAAACAGCATGGCGTCGCAGAAATGTATCTGAAATCAGATGAATTCCAAGATTCGTCTCTGAATTATTCCTCGTAaagctcctcgtcctcctttGGCCACTCCACCTCAAACTCGGGCTTATCACCCTCGTCATCCAGCACCGCAAACGCAAGAAGACTATTATTCTTCAGTCCCAATGCTGTCGGTGTCTTCTCTCCATCACCCGTCTTGAGTTTGACCCATCCGCTCGAGGGGTCATTCGGCGTCTTCAATGCGCCAAACGCAAGGATCGAGTCTGCATCGTATGTAGTCTTCTCGGAAGAGTCAAATGACTTGGTAAGCCCATCGGGGTATCGTTCGATCAGAACATTGAGGAGCTCAGTGGCGGCACTGGAGAAGGGGGCGAGGGCGTCGATAAAGAGGTAGATGGTATGGATGCCGTGCTTGAAGCGCACCGAGATGTTTGCGTCATCGACGTCAGTCTGAGGTATCATTAGCATTGAAGCGCATCATAGGAGGGTGATATATGTAGTACCATTGTGTCGATCTTGATACGAATGTTTGGGGAAGACGTCAGGGTTCAAAGCTGCCTCGCTTTGGGCTTCATGAGGGGCATTGAGATTCAGATTGGCGGGGGCCGACCGCGGCGCAGCTCAGCGCGACATCACGTGAGAACGCGTAGATGGAGGACACGGGCAGGATTTGAACGCTGTCACTGCATTAAGATGTATGGATATCCTGGCTAAAGATGGAGGGAAGAAACGCTGTCCTATAAGAACTAAACTATCGATACGTCATCTTGAAGGATTTGTGACAGCTCGGCAGCCAGATCCAGGAACGAGAGCAAGGCATGAAGTGACAGCTTCCAGTAGCCGAATGCTACCCTGGAACATGCACTGGAAATGCCCGGATGTCAAAAGAATCATCTGGCCGACCATGGGGTGTACGCTGCCATTGACCGAGGAAACAAGTAACTGAAATTCAATCCTAGCCGACTCCGGGAAAAAGAACTTGGAGTATCGAAACTGGCCATTTGAATTCCCAAACATTTTAAATTGGTGGAAACAGTTACATTTCAAGCTTCATGTGATGGAAGATAGACCGTGCGTGAATACTGTACTAATGCATGAGCGCACTGTCCATCATGAGATGAGCCTCAAGTTCGCATCAGGCAAGCATCGAAGCGAAGTCGTTTCAATTACATATTCAAATCTCACGTTCCAAGAACGTATCTCTATCGGGCCTTCGCCTGTCATCTTTTTATTACCAACTCCAACCCCAAGGGCAacccctcttcttcattacCGACTCCAAGCGGCGCCAAAAAAAGCAGCATCCACCGCCGGGATTGCAAACTCCGGCTGGTCTTTCGTTCTCCGCATCCCACCACCGAGACGAGACTCCACTAGCCGCAGAGCCTCGCGACAATCTCGGCCTTCTCTAAAAACAGGAGCAACAGCCTAGAAACAAGATATTCCCAGTCCAGTTTTCACCACAATGGCCGCCGCTCCGTCGCCGCCGTCACCCCGGCCTGGCgcaccaatgccaatgccctCAGATCTAACATTCCCCCAGGACACGAACCCGCGCCTGTCCATCGCGACGCCATTGCGGCTCATGCTGGGAACAATCTCGTCAGCAGTCGTGGGCTTCTCGCTCGGTGCGACGCAGGGCGGACAGATGGCGCAGCTGCGGTTCCGGGCGGAGCATGCGCACAAGATGCCCGACACGACGACAGGGTGGTACTTCTACCACAAGAGCAAGAATTACCACGCCATGCAGGGCGGCATACGAGAGGGCTTCCGCATGGGTCTCAAGACGGGTTTCTGGAGCTTCCTGGCCCTGTCGCTTGAGAGCACGGTCGATCGATATCGCGGGGCGAGCGACATGTTTTCTACGACGATAGCTACGCTTACAGTCGCCGGCGCGTTTTCTCTTTGGCGTAAGTGGTCAAttcttttctctccctctctttaGGTTATCTGTTTAGACCTCGGCTTGACTAAGGGAAATGGTATTGCGCAAAACCCCATATGGGGAATGCATGGCGTTTTGGgagctttgatgatgatggaaagcGACGGGTAGATATTGCAAGCATTGCATGATGTGGAGCAAgggttttttcttttacatTACATTTGCTTTGCTCTGCTTTGCAGGCGACGGAAAGAGATGAGCTAACAAGCGCCGATATTCGGCGTGTGCATCTAGATCGCCTGTCACTCACAACCGCCGCCCGGACCGCGCGATATGGGTTGTTGTTTGGCCTTGCGTACGGTGGGATTCAAGATGTGCTTGGCTTAGCCCGAGGCAGACCGATCGGGTATGTCGAGTTCTTGCGAGGTCGGAGGCCAAAGACAaggcaagaagatgatgctcgTCCAGCATTGTGAGGTAATTGGGTTCTTCTATGTACAATATATAAAATGTAGATATATCACGACTTGGTCAATGGTTCATAAACTCATTATCGCACTGACCAGAGAGACCAGCACAGGGGAATAAACATCCATTGGCGCATGGAAGATCAATTCAGAGATAAAAAATATGCTAGTGTCGTTTTGTTATCGGGGCCCTCCGAGTTTAGGACTCTCTAGGTAAACGCCTCTCCCGTAGACCAGCCCAGGGCGAGCGGCTTTGGTCGGTCATTTATGGAGACATCATCGATAAGCAAACGCTGCAGAAGGCTTCTAGCGAGATCGAAcatttttctctctctcggCCATTGAGATACGGTAGCAGAGCCCCATTCGTCATTCTGTAGAAGGATTGGGCGTCGGCATATCTTATCCATATCGCCTTATCTACATAAAGTACCGAACGGCATACGACACATCATCGTCAGCCCCCT contains:
- a CDS encoding hypothetical protein (EggNog:ENOG41) yields the protein MKVVAFLRHGLGLLVPLSIAFTIYLYIFPIIQGCAFPVESRDSQEAYDLTKKFHWPSKPTADDHAKLAPFRLLALGDPQLEGDTSIITNYLGTFPHVQSAFKHITFQTSHWCFRERVRKIIHDIVDIIMEDLPYYLMSQRKRFDLWGNDFYLAHIYRQVNWWSNPTHVSVLGDLVGSQWIDDKEFEKRGRRFWNRVFKGTERLSDELAQNPSNNYNISGVLDGSDEAKLWKKRMLNVAGNHDIGYAGDLTEERLERFERVFGKANYELRFELPITDPEVIATMYSDSNPESKRVIPELRIVAVNDMNLDTPAKSLPLQDATYGFINNVISTAGSVQYEGQFTLILTHIPMYKPAGICVDAPFFDFHTAADGGGLKEQNQLSSDASRGFLEGIWGMSSKRTAPGGGYGRAGLMLNGHDHAGCDTYHYINQTNGTDPSQRQWEVKTWSDAQDLKIPGTDGIPGRREITVRSMMGDFGGNAGLLSLWFDLESWEWKYEYATCPLGSQHFWWFVHIFDFCVLVWMQSYAVLSVMEAYGVDVDGPFWRGVSRMKDFVLRRKQSVSDKKK
- a CDS encoding hypothetical protein (EggNog:ENOG41), whose translation is MTDVDDANISVRFKHGIHTIYLFIDALAPFSSAATELLNVLIERYPDGLTKSFDSSEKTTYDADSILAFGALKTPNDPSSGWVKLKTGDGEKTPTALGLKNNSLLAFAVLDDEGDKPEFEVEWPKEDEELYEE
- a CDS encoding hypothetical protein (EggNog:ENOG41); the protein is MAAAPSPPSPRPGAPMPMPSDLTFPQDTNPRLSIATPLRLMLGTISSAVVGFSLGATQGGQMAQLRFRAEHAHKMPDTTTGWYFYHKSKNYHAMQGGIREGFRMGLKTGFWSFLALSLESTVDRYRGASDMFSTTIATLTVAGAFSLWHLGLTKGNGIAQNPIWGMHGVLGALMMMESDG